The following are encoded together in the Immundisolibacter sp. genome:
- a CDS encoding c-type cytochrome — protein MNAHSAPAGDNSASAFTVVLLSLVALTFLIAGIAVFAVGAMRPSKVDPSVAALANERIKPVGEVQIGGPGAPAGGMAATAAADAGPVDGAAVYQQACFSCHASGVAGAPKLGSAEDWTPRIAQGIEVLHQHSLQGIRAMPPKGGFMNLSDAQVQAAVDYMVAQVKK, from the coding sequence GTGAACGCCCATTCCGCCCCGGCTGGCGACAATTCCGCCAGCGCCTTCACCGTTGTTCTGCTGTCCCTGGTTGCCCTCACGTTCCTGATTGCCGGCATCGCCGTGTTCGCGGTCGGCGCCATGCGCCCGTCCAAGGTGGATCCGAGCGTCGCCGCCCTGGCCAACGAGCGCATCAAGCCGGTCGGTGAAGTGCAGATCGGCGGTCCCGGCGCGCCGGCTGGTGGCATGGCCGCCACCGCAGCGGCCGATGCCGGACCGGTCGATGGCGCCGCCGTGTATCAGCAGGCCTGCTTCTCCTGCCACGCTTCCGGTGTCGCCGGCGCGCCCAAGCTCGGCAGCGCCGAAGACTGGACGCCGCGCATCGCGCAGGGTATCGAGGTGCTGCACCAGCACTCGCTGCAGGGCATCCGTGCCATGCCGCCCAAGGGCGGTTTCATGAACCTGAGCGACGCCCAGGTTCAGGCCGCGGTCGATTACATGGTGGCGCAGGTCAAGAAATAA